A segment of the Zingiber officinale cultivar Zhangliang chromosome 8B, Zo_v1.1, whole genome shotgun sequence genome:
tcgtccctcgaacgccgcacacgctcttctcgtccaccggtgtactcttccgcggacacctcgtccctcagacgcaccgagcccgtcggctctctcccgtgccgtccttctcgctagccgcgtcttccgctcgacttcctgtgttcctaagctcctgcacacttagacacaagggttaaacaaacgcaggacctaacttagctcgtttgatcacatcaaaacaccttggggttccaacatcatcatccaatacgtgatgtcccataagcttcctccttcaaattttggaggtgCTTTAAGTCGGCCATCTTTTActtccttggcgattagtccaatggagagcatCCTCGctttgatactacttgttggggatcttgtatggccagctagaagggaggttggatagacgacgcacccaaatcgatagcttcctacgtatttgttagcataGCGGAATAATGCAAAACAAATAAGCTAAAGATTAATGACAAGAagagaaatgcaaaccgctaacacgtttttTATGTGGTTTGGAGaaaacttgctcctactccacgattgtctgtaaggtggacgatcccttaatcTGTCAGTGGATTAATCCccagaaactccggctagcacaatccttcttctcgatggagaaacctcgccacaactcgaccaAGAGcattggattgctagggcactagttaactactaattagggttaaccaccactaatttcgtaaATCTTAACCAAgtttccaagccttggttatataagtcacaggttggaaaatcttgcctaccaatcgactggtgaaagtgccagtcgactgccctctgtggagattcgaccgttacaacccaacagctcgataccagtcgactggtgaaagtaccagtcgactgctccacactgaccaaacgaacagaagcattctgttcgctcccaatcgACTGCCCAGTTGActgtaccaatcgattgatatttccatcagtcaactggtacccCGAGTATAGTCTCTTAGACTTGGACCTTCACCCTTATTATTCACTTGAcgtttctttgcagccttgaccttttgccttcaagtttACTTCCttcggctctcgtccctcggatgcacccaagctcgcggctcgtcccaatgtcatccttcacgtatacctcgaagtcgcttccctcggcccttgtccttgctgcattGTCCAaaggtccctcagatgctccatccttcaccggacccaaagctatcaacctaagtcatatgtgtatcctgcaaacttgcacaactcaaatacacatatcaaatacaagagtaaACTTAACtcaaaccctttgcccaaacactaaaatacatggtcgcacagaccattgggattgctccaacaagatcTACtatagtattcaccaccacggttTGATCTTACGATcttaatcttcttaccaagttaattttcaacttcggctttgaagGTTTTGAACATGTCCAGGGATTGCGACTTCTCATGAATAAAGTACAAGTATCCGTATAAGGAATAATTATTTATAAAGCTTGTAAAATATGCTTGACCATTCCAAGAAGCCTTAGGGAATGATGTACATATATCCGTATGTATAAGTTCTAAGATTCCATTACTTCGCCTTGAATCCTTGTTACTTTTATTAGTTGTTTTCCCCTTGATACACTCAATAcagattccaaaatctgacatatcaagggaatcgagaattccTAGTGACATTAATTTTTCTAGGCATTGTTTAGAAATATACTCAAAACacctatgccacaacatggatGAATTTTCATTTGTCACACTACGCTTCACACTTATACCATCACAAGATTATCCGTATGAGTTTCAGTATCTAATCTATATAGTTTGTCAATCAAAGAACCAATACCATACAagatagaattttgaaaaatactgaaCTTTTCATTTCCGAATGAACAAGTGTATCTGGATTTATCCAAACATTAAATAGAAATTAAATTCCATTTAAAAGATGACACTACAAATGTACTTTCCAAATTCAAAAGTATATTGTTCTCCAAACAAACTTTAAAGACATCTATTGCCTATTTTTTTGCCTTCTTACCCATTTCGCTATAGATGAATCTTTCGATATCAACTGACATTCGACTTATGAGACAACCCTATATAGTTACACTTATATGAGTAGTTGCTCTTGTGGCCGAATTTCGAGGCTGGTGGGGCGTAAATCCCTGCAACTTGTGTAAACTCACTCACTTGCTACTTACCTTCTCAGTCActtgatttatctcctccgtgttgatcttGGGGTGAgctggcgggggcgctgggggtgagcgtattcaccttttgttacacttatgtgagtagttgcACTAGTATCTATCCACAAAGTGTTATTAGGTACAGTAGCTATGTTGACTtctgaactaacaaagttgagaagtatACCTTTCTTGGCACGCTAGTTGGCGTATCTAGGACAATCCTTTTTCAGATGACatttctttttacaaaagaaaCATGTTGAGTTTGGATCTTATTGCTTTTGCACCTTATGCCCTGAAGCCCCAGTCACTACAAGTTTTTTATACTTACTCTTACCAttatccttctttttcttgttCGAGTACTGAGATGAGGATGCATAGTGAATACTTTGAGATGTGTCACCTCTTAATCTCTCTTCTTCCTATATACATTGAGCTATGAGTTCATTTAATGTCCATTtatccttttgagtattatagctAATCTTAAAAGGAGTAAACTGTGTAGGCAGAGAAATTAAGATAAGGTTCACAAGGACACTTTCAGACATGTCTAACTTTAGTGTCTTAAGCCTTGTAACTATGTTGGGCATCTCCATGATGTACTCCCTAATATTACCCTTCCCTGTGTACCTCATGGATACTAACTTCATGAGAAGTGTGGTAGTTTTGACTTTTTTGTTTGAGGTGAATCAGTTCGCTAATTCCTTAAGGTTTTAGCATTCTCCTTCTCAGTTATCAAACCCCTAAGTGATTTTGGAATTGACATTCTCATGAACATCAGACTCATGCGATTAGATCGCTCCCACTTGTCAAAGTTCATCTTTTAATCCGCAGTGGAATCATTAGTCAAAGGTGCATGGCGATCATGCCTAAATGCATAGTACAGATCCAGCAGACCAATAAAATTGTAATATGTTCTTTCCGTTGTCCAAAGTTTGTACCAGTAAGCACGGAGATGTTGTTCAAATTAGCAGATATTGAGAGTACTATATAAACAAAAGCAAAGAATATAACTCAATTTAACAAACAAAGCATGTATCTTTATAGTTGTGTATTAACAAAATGCAACAAATAAAACATGCAAATATATGAGCATTAATAGAGATATCTAGTACAACATTACATTAAATTTTTAGATTAAATTGTAACTTGCTATTGATACTCTTTAAATAACTCATGATCACCTTCATCTGCTACATAACTCGCCTTTCTTTGGGGCGACGTATTATGCACATGATACTTTATTCATGAGCTTTTTTAGTTAGCTTATGTTTTCTAACATCACTCACAATGCTTCTAATCGATCACATAGTGCCCCTTTGGGCTGATACACCATGTGCATAATCAAGAAGTTTAGCTTAATTTGTGAGCTTCCTTAAATATATATCTGGCATAAGAATGATTTTCCTTTGGGCTAATCACCCTTAGCATGTACATATGTTCCAATACACTAGTCTCCTAGCCTCCCTTATAGTTTTTGCTTTGACGATAGTATAGGTTCGACTAAGCAGTAAGAGTGAAGAAGAATTCAGGTAGAATTTGCTAAAAATTAAGCTAAATTCagttatcaatcgattaatattgaatatcaatcgattgacaccTTTATCAATTGATCGAGAATGGATGTGAATCGATTCACACGTGTGCCaatcgattaatcaatcgattGAACACACATGAATCGATCCAGAAGACTTCTGTTCGCTCGTTTATCCACCCCACAAATGCCAATCGATTCAAAAACCTTCTATGGACAACCCAGTGAATGACAACCAATTAGCTGATCAATTAGTGAATCCTAATCGATTCGTCGATCGATTTAGAAGCTCTCTGTTTACTTCCTCAcgatcttcaatcgattggctaatcaattggttacccaatcgattagccaatcgattagccaatcgatccagaagttttttgTTGACTTCTTAcaatcttcaatcgattggtgaCCCCAATCGATTCCGAACCCTTCTGTTCGTGAACTTAAGcatctcaatcgattgagtcttatgccaatcgattggtgaacgattgactgatcgattcggGAAGCTTCTGTTCATAAATTCgtaactcccaatcgattgagaacttTTCCAATTGATTGATATTAGAAAATGCCCATTTCTGAACGTGATTTCAACCCTAAAATCGCACTGCCAATCTCGTTCTTCATAGATAATGTGAAAAACTCGATTCATGGGTTAAAATCCTAATTTATCTAAGCTACATTCAATGAATATACATTAATTTTACTCATCCATATGGAATCAAATACAAAAATTGATGTATTTATGTTAAAAcgttggaaaataatccctacgCCTTAAAAATTAATACTAAGTCAAtcctaaaaattaataataagtcAATCCTAGGCTTTGATACTAATTGTTAGATTTTCAATATATTATATATGAACTAAATGATGCATCTATAACAGGATCTAGCTTTTATCAATAATAGTCCATCAATGTTAATAAATCGGATTATTGGATCTACACATTAAATCCATATTCATTTAATTCAAACCTTCTTTATATGCATTAAAGTGTTAGATCATTTAATTGAATTTAGATATTTTAATGATAATTAGGAGTATTTTAATCAAATGTAGCCCACCatatagagattaggttcatccACATAGATTCAATTGGATCTAGTCCATCATCAACTTAATCCTACACCACCTTCAAACTTCAATTTGTTGGTGTTTGTAATGCACTAAATACATTGTGGGCTTTACATCTTGCAGTAAAAGTAAGCCAAGACTGGTGATGCAGAAACGAACGTCGTCCTGATGAAGCTTTTCCGCAAGTCCTATTGATGGTTGTCGTCCTCCTTGAAGATAAAAAAGGTACAACATTTTTCACGCCTAAATATATCTCTTAGTCTCAAGCATGATATTTCTTCGGTACTGATGCCAAAATGCCTCTTTGGAATTATTCAGTTTGTTATTCAGCTTCAGTAGCAAGATGGTGAGATGCTTGGCCATTCAGTAAGTCGTCTCTCCATTTGCACAACTCAAATTACAGCTGATCCTTCACTTGCCCAGATCACTTAGGTATGTGAAACCTGATAACTAGAGCCTTATTCTTTTGTTTATGGTTCATATCCTCTCCATCACTGCATCACTTTGCCCATCGATCGATTTTGTTGTCAGCGTCTCTATCAAtttgtcccagggccaacacggaagaggtaaatcacggacgactattagcctttggaatagtgactagtacataagggagacatttatctcaactttaccgagattcgaatccCATATTTCATTGtgataacacctcatgcgctagtcactagacccatccgaggggataACATCATGAGCATCAATGAAGTATAGCATTATTGTTTTTTTGAATCCTAAAATCTCTTTATAAGTAATTTTTGTCTCCAAATAAGAAATTATAGTGTTTTATTGTGATGATGTTCAACATTTAACAACTTTTAAAAGAGTCAATAATAAAATTGAAAAGCTTAATTAATGGATGAAAGATTCTGGCAACACTGTTGTGTTGATTCTTGACTTGAATTGTGTTGGAATTGACCCGGCGTCTGGTCGAAACAAAAtttcagaaaatcaatttggcTCCTGTTAAACGATCATGAGTCAAATTTTGAACCTCCATTGAATCTCACTATCGAAAGCCTATGCTCATATTCATAATTTTAATCgaaaaaattaaatgaatattattattattttagttttaaatattatttgttaATACACCCTGGTGCCTGGACCGGATTAGCCCGGAATAACCAGGCCGTTCCTACCTCACAGGGTCGGCCCAACAAGAGCATAAAAAGGACGAAGCAGAAATTGCGCGGAATTAGCAACTGCCGACGTCATTTCCATTTATTATTTCCTTCTCCTTCCCCCGCCCGCCTCTCGGTTTCGCCGCACCCTCCTTCCGATGTGCTCCGCGGCTCCCCATCCCGTCTGCCTAGGGTTTCATCCAACCAAATGGCTCCTCTCTGCGCCTTCGTCGGCGCGAACTTGGATCGCTCCTCCCCGGTTCCGATCCGCGTCTCAGGTTAGTTTCCAGCACTCCTTTTTTCCTGTTCAGGTTGTTTGGGCCTTCGCGATacgattcttctttgtcttcctcGTAGCGCTGTCGATCCTTATCTGGTGGAAAGATGCGCAAGCGTCGGCAGTTGTTACTCCCAATGGCTTCTTTCTCTTTCGATGAGGTAATTTTTTGTTAGCATTGGATTATATTCGTTTGCGTCTTTAAGCGAAGgactgtgttttttttttttttgactgacCTTCTACGATGCAGGATTCTATGGGTATCCCTACGCTCGTAGATGATGGCTACGGAGTTTCTGGAGAGGATACCTCGTATATGTCTTCCAGCGATGATGAAGATTATGATGCAGACCTTCTTGTCTCCACTGTTACTGATGTCGAGTTGGCCTCAAATAAGGACCGTTATGAAACGTCTGATCCTTCTTTGACAGTGACGGCCCATCGGTTCGCGACCCTCACAGGGCGGAGGAGGAGAAGGTGCTTTATATATTATAGCGGAGATTATCTGTCGgtcatttattttttgttatcattAACATGTTTTGTTGCGTCGCTTGGTGTTATTTGGATTTCATAGTGGACCTcgtgtttctttttctttcaaGTGATTTTGACCATTCTAACACATTACTTATTTGGCTGGCCTTTCTAGACGCTCTTCATCACACCATCTTCCTTTTTTTGTTATGTATAGTTTGTATCTTCAAGTATTTTcttcaagtattttttttttccaatttcatAAAGCATCAACTATcaatttattctttgtttctgatCATAAGAAATAACATGCACAAGAAGTTAATGCAACAATAATAAGAGTATAAGATGAGAAGCTACTTTGTAAATATAGTTTAAATGCAGTAATTCAGTAAATGTAGCTCTGACAGTGGTTAAACCAAAAGAAAATAGGCTAAGATGATTGACATTGTAAACAGAATTCCTTATATCTTGcagttaggttaattgaattaattaggattagttatacAAAGGAGGAGGGAGTTGTCATGTGACCTCTATCAAACAAGATTGAAGATTTTAGTGATCTTGCAATAATTGGAAATATGGCATCACAGAAAATAATACAGTGAAAAAAAATCCATTTATTCAACTTAAATTGTTGGTCATTTTATTGTGAAATATATGTGAATACCTTTTCTCCTTGATCATTGACTTGGTATTGATCCTTTATGTCAGAACGCGCAAGGGCATGTTAATCAGCATGACTTTGGTGGCATTCCTTGTTGGATTTCTTTTGTTCTTTGATTGGTGTTCATGGCAGATTGTCAGGATGCCCTTGGAGCCATTTTTCTTAACACACCCTTTCACTTTGTCAGCAGTTATATCAGCATTTGCAGGATTTCTGTTTGTCCCTATAGTTGATACCATGAGGATTTATCAGATTATTAGGAAGGATGGTCCAACTTCTCACTGGTCTAAAAAGGGTACCCCAATAATGGGTGGGCTATTTTTCATCCCTGTAGCTATTGCTGTTGCTTCTGTCAAGGCTGGCAACAATAGTGCTGCATTTGGAGCTGTAATAGGAACCATTTCATTTGCAACAATTGGGTTATTTGACGACCTTCTAAGCTGTAATAATAGTCAGAATTCTGGCTTACCAGGCTGGGCAAAATTTGGTTTGCAGGTAGCATTTTTATCTCCACACATAATATTGACATGTACAAAATTTTGCACATCACCTGCACCATCTAAAAGATATCTTCACCTTTTTTGTTTGATTATTTCTTTTTCTGTGGTTGGTGCAGATAGTTGCTGGGACATTGTTTTCATTTTGGTTGGATTCTGCACATATATCAACACCATACAACATGTATAGTTTCTCATAACCAGTAAGATCATCATGTTTAGTTGGCAAAAACTGATAATTTTTTGTGTTTCTAGTCTGTATCATTTTAGTCAACATTAACTGATAATAAGATTAGTGGAAATAAGATTAGTGATTATTTTTGTACTTATGAAGGTTTGCCTTTTCAAGAAGTTCAAATAATTCCCCTTGTCTTTCTGTGTTTATTCTCTATCAATCCTTCTTCCATTCATATTTTTTTGGTAACTTTGCAATGATGAGAATCACATTCTGAAATTCTTGATAGATTGTAAATCCTGGTTCTTTTTCGTTTTTCTAATGTAGTGTAaatcctgatttttttttttttacttctgttTGATTGAAGGAAATTTTTGGTTCCTCTTCCTCCGCCATTGGGACTTGTGTATTTGGGGAAATTCTATCTAGTCTTGACAGCATCATTATTTGTCTCTATGAGTAATGGAGTCAACATGACTGATGGACTTGATGGCTTGGCTGGTGGGTGTGCTGCTTTGGCTTTTATGGGAATGTCCATAGCTGTTCTTCCAATAAATCCTGGTAAGTATGCTACTTTGAAATTGATAACTGTATATtctttaagaatttgtttagaacATTACCCATTTTCCCTTATTATTCAGTAGAACTTATTAGCCATGTTCAATACAATCTTCATGGTATAATTATTTGCAAACTGATATTGTGCTAATTGATAAGAGTGCAAATGTAATGAACTCAAAGCTGGAATCATGGTCAATAACCATAAATGGTATAACTCTCAAGTAAAAGTAAAATTGAATGCATAAGATATAGTATTAGTAGTGTTGTAAATTGCGGTAAGCGGTCAGTGCCTTGGCCATCTAagtgcctatatatatatatatatatatatatatatataataggataattttagtaggcattaattaagtctatttaaattattcCAATCATAGCcgggagttgattaaaattattattcgATTAAATCttaagttaaaaaaagaaaaacctAACCTTTTATTTTGCCATTTCGACTTTGGATCACGTCGCACGTTTGAATGCATCGTTGGACTCGGGTGACCCGTCTTGGCCTGTCGCCGAAGCATTCGGGCCCATCGCCGACGTGCCCCGGCCAATCGCCGATGCGCCCGGGCTCGTCGCCGACGCCTCCAGGCATGCGGAATGGGTCCAGACTCATCACCAGGCTTAGGCGATGCATCGTGGTGCCTTGACGCCTCGCGTCTTGTTGGTTCGAGCAAAACGACTGTATTTAACGAGATTTCAATTCAAAGTATATAAAAGCCTAACCTAATAACGACAACAGGCCATGGAAGTAGTGGTAGCGGTTCGATGCGGAAGGAGGTGAGTTATTTTGAAATCACCTAGAGCACCGCAAGGGTTTTTTTAATCTATGTTGACTTTGATCGCTTAAAATGCCGCCTTAGACAAAAGCGGTGTGGTTGATGTCCGCCTACCCCCTAGGTGGCCGTCTCAGCTGCCATTTAGAACATTGAGTATCAGCCATTAAGACAGAAATGAACAAATACATGAAAGGGATGGACATACATCCCTGCAAGTAACATTGCTACATGTCTTGGATCTATTATACAAGGTATTGAGGAGTGGTTAAAATGAAGAGGACTTCCTAGATTCTCTCTGATTGTCTTGTGTACCTTAGACTAAAATGAAAATGTTATGAAATGATACAAATCAGTCATACTCTATTATTTTATGAATATTTTCAAAGATGACTGATAGATTCAATAGGTTGACAAATTGGATTGATGAGAGTTGAAGAGGTGGGAGATCAATAAGAACGATACTGAATATAGTTAATGCtgatttgagttttaaattaagtttgctTTCTTGGTTGGAAAAGATCCATTAAACCCCAACAAGTTGTCGATGATTATTAGTACAATAGTGATGAATTTGGTTGATTGAAGCAATTGACAAAGTTTCGTCCTTAGGATGAGAACTCTAACCTAATATTTGCTGAACAGGTTCTTTTATTTCTGTTGGAATTGAAAATCTTTGTAGGATGTTCATTATGAGATTTGGCACCATTGTttgttgaatttttattttttattttcataataGTCATAT
Coding sequences within it:
- the LOC122015117 gene encoding phospho-N-acetylmuramoyl-pentapeptide-transferase homolog is translated as MCSAAPHPVCLGFHPTKWLLSAPSSARTWIAPPRFRSASQRCRSLSGGKMRKRRQLLLPMASFSFDEDSMGIPTLVDDGYGVSGEDTSYMSSSDDEDYDADLLVSTVTDVELASNKDRYETSDPSLTVTAHRFATLTGRRRRRTRKGMLISMTLVAFLVGFLLFFDWCSWQIVRMPLEPFFLTHPFTLSAVISAFAGFLFVPIVDTMRIYQIIRKDGPTSHWSKKGTPIMGGLFFIPVAIAVASVKAGNNSAAFGAVIGTISFATIGLFDDLLSCNNSQNSGLPGWAKFGLQIVAGTLFSFWLDSAHISTPYNMKFLVPLPPPLGLVYLGKFYLVLTASLFVSMSNGVNMTDGLDGLAGGCAALAFMGMSIAVLPINPELAIFGSSMCGACIGFLFHNRHKASVFMGDVGALALGGALAAMAALSGMFFPLFISSGIFMLENLSVIMQVFHKRASKLLYKRKSRRGIVGTTSIYHYFELCGVQEPLIVGVAYIVSFILALVAGYVGLISA